The Penaeus vannamei isolate JL-2024 chromosome 13, ASM4276789v1, whole genome shotgun sequence genome window below encodes:
- the LOC138863693 gene encoding uncharacterized protein gives MFKYTTNNPLIRTTLKYTTNNPLIRTTLKYTTNNPLIRTTLKYTTNNPLIRTTLKYTTNNPLIRTTLKYTTNPLIRTTLKYTTNNPLIRTTLKYTTNNPLIRTTLKYTTNPLIRTTLKYTTNNPLIRTTLKYTTNNPLIRTTLKYTTNNPLIRTTLKYTTNNPLIRITLACKSPFPSPRVL, from the coding sequence ATGTTCAAGTATACCACTAATAACCCACTTATAAGGACAACCCTCAAGTATACCACTAATAACCCACTTATAAGGACAACCCTCAAGTATACCACTAATAACCCACTTATAAGGACAACCCTCAAGTATACCACTAATAACCCACTTATAAGGACAACCCTCAAGTATACCACTAATAACCCACTTATAAGGACAACCCTCAAGTATACCACTAATCCACTTATAAGGACAACCCTCAAGTATACCACTAATAACCCACTTATAAGGACAACCCTCAAGTATACCACTAATAACCCACTTATAAGGACAACCCTCAAGTATACCACTAATCCACTTATAAGGACAACCCTCAAGTATACCACTAATAATCCACTAATAAGGACAACCCTCAAGTATACCACTAATAACCCACTTATAAGGACAACCCTCAAGTATACCACTAATAACCCACTTATAAGGACAACCCTCAAGTATACCACTAATAACCCACTTATAAGGATAACCCTCGCCTGCAAGTCCCCCTTTCCGTCGCCACGAGTACTCTGA